One stretch of Diabrotica undecimpunctata isolate CICGRU chromosome 5, icDiaUnde3, whole genome shotgun sequence DNA includes these proteins:
- the LOC140441953 gene encoding uncharacterized protein, producing the protein MDVDDYKLIDLVKMYNVIYDKNHGQHKNKFAKFEAFKQIAATLNTSAEICESRWCLLRNRFCLELRHLRNTDPSAVPRRPWPLFQQMRFLSKFIYPRKTRTMLLGYKPSNFQSQMKSESDYSFNSQMKEESEDFELNFKDPPEEIETTPSLSISDSMDYLKDTNSEEDIHVPVATMMDEDDEDTFFGKMIAKYLKRIKDVDKKIQIKIEIMKVLKTSLDDG; encoded by the exons atgGACGTAGACGATTATAAACTCATAGACTTAGTAAAAATGTATAATGTTATATATGACAAAAATCATGGTCAGCATAAAAATAAGTTTGCAAAATTTGAAGCCTTCAAACAAATAGCTGCTACTCTAAATACTTCAG CTGAAATTTGTGAATCCAGGTGGTGTCTGTTAAGAAATAGATTTTGTCTCGAACTAAGGCATCTAAGAAATACAGATCCTTCTGCTGTACCAAGACGTCCATGGCCTCTCTTCCAACAAATGAGATTTTTGtccaaatttatttatccaaGAAA gaCAAGAACCATGTTGCTTGGATACAAACCCAGTAATTTTCAATCCCAAATGAAGAGTGAGTCAGATTACAGTTTCAACTCTCAAATGAAAGAAGAATCAGAAGATTTTGAACTTAATTTTAAAGATCCTccagaagaaatagaaacaacCCCAAGTTTATCTATTAGTGATAGCATGGATTATTTGAAGGATACCAATAGTGAGGAAGACATACATGTTCCTGTAGCCACCATGATGGATGAGGATGATGAAGATACATTTTTTGGTAAAATGATTGCCAAATATTTAAAGCGGATTAAAGATGTAGATAAAAagattcaaataaaaattgaaattatgaAAGTACTTAAAACAAGTTTAGATGATGGTTag